A region of Mesoplodon densirostris isolate mMesDen1 chromosome 11, mMesDen1 primary haplotype, whole genome shotgun sequence DNA encodes the following proteins:
- the XRCC6 gene encoding X-ray repair cross-complementing protein 6 isoform X1: MSGWESYYKNQGDEEEEDQEEGLEAGGDYKYSGRDSLIFLIDASEAMFETQDEDELTPFDMSIQCIRSVYTSKIISSDRDLLAVVFYGTKKDKNSVNFKNIYVLQELDNPGAKRVLELDHFKGQEGKKHFQDLIGHGSDYSLSEVLWVCANLFSDVQFKMSHKRIMLFTNEDDPHGNDSAKASRARTKAGDLRDTGIFLDLLHLRKRGGFDLSLFYRDIISIAEDEDIGVHFEESSKLRDLLRKVRAKETRKRVLYRLKLKLNKDVALTVGIYNMVQKALKPSPVRLYRETNEPVKTKTRTFNVNTGSLLLPSDTKRSQTYASRQIVLEKEETEELKRFDEPGLILIGFKPLIMLKKHHYLRPSLFVYPEESLINGSSTLFSALLTKCLEKEVMAVCRYTPRQNMPPCFVTLMPQEEELDDQKIQVTPPGFQLIFLPYADDKRKVPFTEKVMANPEQVDKMKAIVQKLRFKYRSDSFENPVLQQHFRNMEALALDLMEPEQAVDLTLPKVEVMDKRLGSLVDEFKELVYPPDYNPEEKVPKRKQGDENSGSKRPKVELSEEELKAHVSKGTLGKLTVPTLKEACRVYGLKSGMKKQELLDALTKHFQKA, encoded by the exons ATGTCAGGGTGGGAGTCTTATTACAAAAATCAGGGTGATGAGGAAGAAGAAGATCAAGAGGAGGGCCTTGAAGCAGGTG gaGATTATAAATATTCAGGAAGAgatagtttgatttttttgattGATGCTTCTGAGGCCATGTTTGAAACTCAGGATGAAGATGAGTTGACTCCTTTTGACATGAGCATCCAG tgtATCCGGAGTGTATACACCAGTAAGATCATAAGCAGTGATCGAGATCTCTTGGCAGTGGTGTTCTATGGTACCAAGAAGGACAAAAATTCAgtgaatttcaaaaatatttacgtCTTGCAGGAATTGGATAATCCAG GTGCTAAACGAGTGCTAGAGCTTGACCACTTTAAGGGGCAGGAGGGGAAGAAACATTTCCAAGACCTAATTGGCCATGGATCTGACTACTCCCTAAGTGAAGTACTGTGGGTCTGTGCCAACCTCTTTAGTGATGTCCAGTTCAAGATGAGCCATAAGAGGATCATGCTTTTCACCAATGAAGATGACCCCCACGGCAATGACAGTGCCAAAGCCAGCAGGGCCAGGACCAAAGCTGGGGATCTCCGTGACACAG GTATCTTCCTTGACTTGTTGCACCTAAGGAAACGTGGGGGCTTTGACCTATCCTTGTTCTACAGAGATATTATCAGCATAGCAGAGGATGAGGACATAGGGGTTCACTTTGAGGAGTCGAGCAAGCTCAGAGACCTGTTGAGGAAGGTTCGCGCCAAGGAGACCAGGAAGCGCGTGCTCTACAG gTTGAAGCTTAAGCTCAACAAAGATGTAGCGCTCACTGTTGGCATTTATAATATGGTCCAGAAGGCTCTCAAACCTTCTCCAGTGAGGCTTTATCGGGAAACAAATGAACCAGTGAAAACCAAGACCCGGACATTTAATGTAAATACAGGCAGTTTGCTTTTGCCTAGCGACACCAAGAGGTCCCAG ACCTATGCGAGTCGTCAGATTgtattagagaaagaggaaacagaagaGCTTAAACGGTTTGATGAACCAGGTTTGATTCTCATCGGTTTCAAGCCCTTGATAATGCTGAAGAAGCACCATTACCTGAGGCCCTCACTGTTCGTGTACCCCGAGGAGTCCCTGATAAATG GGAGCTCAACCCTGTTCAGTGCTCTACTCACCAAGTGTCTGGAGAAGGAGGTCATGGCAGTGTGCAGATACACACCCCGCCAGAATATGCCCCCTTGTTTTGTGACCTTGATGCCACAGGAAGAGGAGCTGGATGACCAGAAAATTCAGGTGACTCCCCCAG gcTTCCAGCTCATCTTCTTGCCCTATGCTGATGACAAACGGAAGGTGCCCTTTACTGAAAAAGTCATGGCAAACCCAGAGCAGGTAGACAAGATGAAGGCTATTGTTCAGAAGCTCCGCTTCAAGTACAG AAGTGACAGCTTTGAGAACCCAGTGCTGCAGCAGCACTTTAGGAACATGGAGGCCTTGGCTTTGGATTTGATGGAGCCTGAACAAGCCGTGGATCTGACAC tgcCCAAGGTTGAAGTAATGGACAAAAGACTGGGCTCCCTGGTGGATGAGTTTAAGGAACTTGTCTACCCACCAGAttacaatcctgaggaaaaagttCCCAAGCGAAAACAAG GTGATGAAAATTCTGGAAGCAAAAGGCCCAAGGTGGAGTTATCTGAAGAGGAGCTGAAGGCCCACGTCAGCAAGGGCACACTGGGTAAGCTCACTGTGCCCACACTGAAGGAAGCCTGCAGGGTGTACGGGCTGAAGAGTGGGATGAAGAAGCAGGAGCTGCTGGATGCGCTCACCAAGCACTTCCAGAAGGCCTGA
- the XRCC6 gene encoding X-ray repair cross-complementing protein 6 isoform X2: MRKKKIKRRALKQVCIRSVYTSKIISSDRDLLAVVFYGTKKDKNSVNFKNIYVLQELDNPGAKRVLELDHFKGQEGKKHFQDLIGHGSDYSLSEVLWVCANLFSDVQFKMSHKRIMLFTNEDDPHGNDSAKASRARTKAGDLRDTGIFLDLLHLRKRGGFDLSLFYRDIISIAEDEDIGVHFEESSKLRDLLRKVRAKETRKRVLYRLKLKLNKDVALTVGIYNMVQKALKPSPVRLYRETNEPVKTKTRTFNVNTGSLLLPSDTKRSQTYASRQIVLEKEETEELKRFDEPGLILIGFKPLIMLKKHHYLRPSLFVYPEESLINGSSTLFSALLTKCLEKEVMAVCRYTPRQNMPPCFVTLMPQEEELDDQKIQVTPPGFQLIFLPYADDKRKVPFTEKVMANPEQVDKMKAIVQKLRFKYRSDSFENPVLQQHFRNMEALALDLMEPEQAVDLTLPKVEVMDKRLGSLVDEFKELVYPPDYNPEEKVPKRKQGDENSGSKRPKVELSEEELKAHVSKGTLGKLTVPTLKEACRVYGLKSGMKKQELLDALTKHFQKA; encoded by the exons ATGAGGAAGAAGAAGATCAAGAGGAGGGCCTTGAAGCAGGTG tgtATCCGGAGTGTATACACCAGTAAGATCATAAGCAGTGATCGAGATCTCTTGGCAGTGGTGTTCTATGGTACCAAGAAGGACAAAAATTCAgtgaatttcaaaaatatttacgtCTTGCAGGAATTGGATAATCCAG GTGCTAAACGAGTGCTAGAGCTTGACCACTTTAAGGGGCAGGAGGGGAAGAAACATTTCCAAGACCTAATTGGCCATGGATCTGACTACTCCCTAAGTGAAGTACTGTGGGTCTGTGCCAACCTCTTTAGTGATGTCCAGTTCAAGATGAGCCATAAGAGGATCATGCTTTTCACCAATGAAGATGACCCCCACGGCAATGACAGTGCCAAAGCCAGCAGGGCCAGGACCAAAGCTGGGGATCTCCGTGACACAG GTATCTTCCTTGACTTGTTGCACCTAAGGAAACGTGGGGGCTTTGACCTATCCTTGTTCTACAGAGATATTATCAGCATAGCAGAGGATGAGGACATAGGGGTTCACTTTGAGGAGTCGAGCAAGCTCAGAGACCTGTTGAGGAAGGTTCGCGCCAAGGAGACCAGGAAGCGCGTGCTCTACAG gTTGAAGCTTAAGCTCAACAAAGATGTAGCGCTCACTGTTGGCATTTATAATATGGTCCAGAAGGCTCTCAAACCTTCTCCAGTGAGGCTTTATCGGGAAACAAATGAACCAGTGAAAACCAAGACCCGGACATTTAATGTAAATACAGGCAGTTTGCTTTTGCCTAGCGACACCAAGAGGTCCCAG ACCTATGCGAGTCGTCAGATTgtattagagaaagaggaaacagaagaGCTTAAACGGTTTGATGAACCAGGTTTGATTCTCATCGGTTTCAAGCCCTTGATAATGCTGAAGAAGCACCATTACCTGAGGCCCTCACTGTTCGTGTACCCCGAGGAGTCCCTGATAAATG GGAGCTCAACCCTGTTCAGTGCTCTACTCACCAAGTGTCTGGAGAAGGAGGTCATGGCAGTGTGCAGATACACACCCCGCCAGAATATGCCCCCTTGTTTTGTGACCTTGATGCCACAGGAAGAGGAGCTGGATGACCAGAAAATTCAGGTGACTCCCCCAG gcTTCCAGCTCATCTTCTTGCCCTATGCTGATGACAAACGGAAGGTGCCCTTTACTGAAAAAGTCATGGCAAACCCAGAGCAGGTAGACAAGATGAAGGCTATTGTTCAGAAGCTCCGCTTCAAGTACAG AAGTGACAGCTTTGAGAACCCAGTGCTGCAGCAGCACTTTAGGAACATGGAGGCCTTGGCTTTGGATTTGATGGAGCCTGAACAAGCCGTGGATCTGACAC tgcCCAAGGTTGAAGTAATGGACAAAAGACTGGGCTCCCTGGTGGATGAGTTTAAGGAACTTGTCTACCCACCAGAttacaatcctgaggaaaaagttCCCAAGCGAAAACAAG GTGATGAAAATTCTGGAAGCAAAAGGCCCAAGGTGGAGTTATCTGAAGAGGAGCTGAAGGCCCACGTCAGCAAGGGCACACTGGGTAAGCTCACTGTGCCCACACTGAAGGAAGCCTGCAGGGTGTACGGGCTGAAGAGTGGGATGAAGAAGCAGGAGCTGCTGGATGCGCTCACCAAGCACTTCCAGAAGGCCTGA
- the SNU13 gene encoding NHP2-like protein 1 isoform X2 gives MTEADVNPKAYPLADAHLTKKLLDLVQQSCNYKQLRKGANEATKTLNRGISEFIVMAADAEPLEIILHLPLLCEDKNVPYVFVRSKQALGRACGVSRPVIACSVTIKEGSQLKQQIQSIQQSIERLLV, from the exons ACTGAGGCTGATGTAAATCCGAAGGCCTACCCTCTTGCAGATGCCCACCTCACCAAGAAACTATTGGACCTCGTGCAGCAGTCATGTAACTACAAGCAGCTTCGAAAAGGAGCCAATGAGG CCACCAAAACCCTCAACAGAGGCATCTCTGAGTTCATTGTGATGGCTGCAGACGCGGAGCCCCTGGAGATCATCCTGCACCTCCCACTGCTGTGTGAAGACAAGAATGTGCCCTACGTGTTTGTGCGCTCCAAGCAGGCCCTGGGGCGAGCCTGTGGGGTCTCCAGGCCTGTCATCGCCTGTTCTGTCACCATCAAAGAAGGCTCACAACTGAAGCAGCAGATCCAATCCATCCAACAGTCCATTGAAAGGCTCTTAGTCTAA